The DNA segment CAGCGGAAGCGTGATCTGGCTTCCCGGCTCGATCATCAGCTCCGAGGCTTTAAAGGAGCCGCCTGGAAGCTCAAGGGTCTCATCTCCTGTCACGTACCGCTCTTCCGTCTCGGATATGTCCACGTTCTGAAAACTCCGGAAGCCGAAGGAGAGAAGCTCTGTGCTGTCTAAGAAATACTGACGCGGCGAGCCTTTCAGGATCACGGAGACGAGACGCCGCCCGTCCTGCTCGGCGTATGTCACAAGCGTATTCCCTGCGGCGATGAGATAGCCGGTCTTTCCGGCTTTTGCCGGCGCATAGTAATAGTCGTCGTCAGGCTTTAAAAGCCGGTGTTCCTGGGTGACGGTCAGGCCGCCCGGATAGTTGGTGGTTCCGGCAAGCTTATGGCTTAAGGTGGAGCTGATGGAAAGCAGATCCGGGTTATTGAAAGCCGCCTGGGAAATCAGGGCCATGTCGTAGGCGGACACATACTGGGTGTCGCCGTTTAAGCCGGAGGGGTTGTCAAAATGGCTTTCTTCACAGCCCAGCTCCGTAAGCTTTTCATTCATAAGATCCACAAAGGCAGAAATAGAGCCGGCCGTGTGCTCCGCCAGGGCGTTGGCCGCCTGGTTGGAGGAGACTAAAAGCATCCCGTAAAGGCAGTTCTCCACGGTGAGCTGGTCGCCGGCCACGCTTCCCAGTTTATTGCCGCTGTCGGGTTCCACGCTGTTTACGGCCGTCTCCGAAAAGGTGACGGTCTCGTCAAGCGCACAGTGTTCCAGCACGACAAGGGCCGTCAAAAGCTTGGTGATGCTTGCGGGGGGATAGGCGACGTGGATGTTCTGGCCGAAAAGGACGGCGCCGGAATCCATGTCCATGACAATGCCGGCCTCTGCCTGGATGCCGGTGTCGGACGGCCAGGCGGGCCTGGCGTATGCGGTAATGACGAAAAGCTGGCAGGCCAGCAAAACACAGATCAGTTTCTTTATCTTCTGCTTCAATGCGAAATCCTCCTGATTCATTCCATAAAAGTCCTGAAGTTTATCGTACCGTATTTGTTTTCATTATTCAAGTGAATTTTCTGGTCAGGAAAGAAAAACGGAAGAAGGACTGGAAATTGTGCCCTGGTTTGTAGTACAATAATAGATACGCCAAAAAGAAATGCCGCCGGCAGGCCAGAAGCCTTTTCGGCCGCCATTTCCACGAAAAAACGAGAACGAAGCGAGGCTTCAGAAAGAGAGGAAAACATGGAAGATCAACAGAAACTCGTGCTGTTTGAACAGACGCCGATTCCGCGCGCCGTCATGCAGCTTGCAGTCCCGACAATTTTAAGCTCCCTGGTCATGGTGCTTTACAACCTGGCCGACACCTATTTCGTAGGCATGCTTAACGACCCCATCGAAAACGCAGCCGTGACGTTAGCGGCGCCGGTGCTTTTGGCCTTCAATGCGGTCAACAACCTGTTCGGCGTGGGCAGCTCCAGCATGATGAGCCGGGCCCTCGGCCGGAGAGACTACGATACGGTGTACCGCAGCTCTGCCTTCGGTTTTTACTGCGCCGTCTTCTTTGGAATCCTGTTTTCCGTCGGCTTTACCGTATTTAAGGAACAGTTCCTTGTGATTCTTGGGGCCAGCGCCGAGACGTCTGTCCAGACAGCCGGATATCTGAAATGGACAGTGACCTTCGGTGCGACGCCTGCAATCTTAAACGTCGTCATGGCATACCTGGTTCGTTCCGAGGGCTCCGCTCTCCATGCCAGTATCGGAACCATGAGCGGCTGCCTTTTAAACATCGTCCTTGACCCGTTTTTCATCCTCCCGTGGGGGCTCAACATGGGCGCAGAGGGTGCCGGTCTCGCCACCTTCCTCTCCAACTGCGTGGCCTGCCTGTACTTCTTCGTGCTGCTGTTTGTAAAGCGCGGGAAAACCTATGTCTGCATCAACCCGAAAATGTTCCGGCTGGACAAGGCTATCGTCATCGGCGTCTGCGGCGTCGGGATTCCGGCCTCGATCCAGAACCTGCTTAACGTAACCGGCATGACGGTTTTAAACAACTTTACGTCGGCCTTCGGCTCCGATGCCGTTGCGGCCATGGGCATCACCCAGAAAATCAACCAGGTGCCCCTTTACATATCCCTGGGCCTTTCCCAGGGCATCATGCCGCTCATCAGCTATAACTACGCCAGCGGAAACATTAAGCGCATGAAAGGGACGCTGACCTTCTCCATCAAGGTTGCCCTTACGTTCATCACGACCGTTTCCGTCTGCTATTTCCTGGGCGCAGACGTGATGGTGCGGCTGTTCATGAAGAACGAGAGCATCATCGCATACGGGAGCCGGTTCCTCAGAGGCTTCTGCCTGGGCCTTCCGTTCCTGTGCATGGACTTTATCGCGGTGGCCGTGTTCCAGGCGACGGGCCTTGGAAAATATGCGTTCCTGTTTGCCGTGCTCCGGAAAATTGTGCTGGAAATTCCGGCCCTGTATATCTTAAATCAGTTGTTCCCGCTTTACGGCCTGGCCTACGCACAGCTTACGGCAGAGTTAATCCTGTCTGCGGCGGCAGTGATCGTCCTTGTGCGGCTGTTTAAGAAATTAGAAAAAACCATGGCAAAGAGGGAGTAGCCAATGACAGAAGTCACCCTGAACCAGGTACGCAGTTTCAGGCTGCGCGCCCACCATCTTGACCGGGAATACGGGAAAACAGAAGTTTACCGGGCGGCGGGCGCCTGCGGTCTCCAGAATTCGCCGCCGGGGGCCTGGGAGACGGCGCTTTATAACCGGATCCCGGAGTGCGGCAGAGAAGAGATGGAGCGGCTTTTGTACCGGGAGAAAACGCTTCTTCAGGCATGGAGCTTCCGCGGCCTGCCCGTCATTTTCCCTGCCGGTGAGAGCAGCGTCTTTCTCGGCGCCCTTGCGGCGCAGGGAGAAGAACCGTGGATTTATACGGATGGGATCGGCCTGGCGCTGGATTTTCTGGGGCTTTCATTTGAAGAGGTGTTTGAAATCTTAAAAGAGGTGATTACCGGGTTGGACGGAAAGACGGTTGTCAGCAAGGCAGCGTTGGATCAGATGCTGGCCGGCTGGATGCGGCCGTATATCCCGGAGGGAAAAAGAGCCCTCTGGGACAGCCCGTCCATGTACGGGAGCCCGGATAAGCAGACGGTTGGCGGCGCGGCCGTCTCGTTTCTGCTGCGACCCTGTTCGTTTCTGGGACTTGCGGTGTTCGGGGAGCGGGAAAAGACGAGCCCCTCGTTTACGTCGTATAAAGGCTGGCTCGGCCATGAAATGAGGACGGACGAAGACGCCGTCCGAAATCTTGTGACGAAATTTCTGCACTGCTACGGCCCGGCATCGCCGGACATGCTTGCGGCGTTCCTGGGCTGTTCCAGAAAGCAGGCAAGACGCATGTGGGGCACTGTTTCGGACGGGCTTTGCAGCGTCACCTTCCTTGGGAAAAAGAAATATGTCCTGGAAGAAGACATGGACGCGCTGGTTTCTGCGCCGTCTCCGGAGCGGGAGCTTGTCCTTCTTGGCGGCCATGACCCGTTTCTCGATCAGAGGGACCGGCTCGTTCTCCAGCCGGATCAGTCGCTCCATAAAAAAATCTGGAAATTCGTCTTCAATCCCGGCGTCATTTTGCTTCGCGGAGAGGCTGCCGGCGTCTGGACAGGGAAAAAGACGGCGAAAGGCCTGGAAGTAAAAGGCGAGCTCTGGAACGAAGAGGTGGAGAAAAAAGAGGTTCTGCGGCTGGCCGAAGAATACGCGGCCTTCCGGGGAGAACCTCTGGCGTCGTTTGAACTTTGATTGCACCGCCCTAAATCCAGCCGCCGTCAAGACCGATGACTTGTCCCGTCAGGTACTCCGGGGCCTCTGCCAGCTTAAGAAGGAGAGCGGCGGCCTCTTCTGGCGTCCCCATGCGGCCTGCCGGGATCTCCTCCAATAACATTTCTTTTTCTTCAGCATCTAAAAATCCGTTCATTTCCGTGTCAATGGCGCCGCAGGCTACGGCATTTACCTGGATATGGGACGGCGCCAGCTCCTTTGCGAGGGCACGGGTCATGGCGTTGACGCCGCCCTTGGAAGCCGAGTAGGCCGCCTCACAGGAAGCACCGCAGACGCCCCAGACCGAGGAGATGTTTAAAATCTTTCCGGCCTGTTTTTTTACCATGCCGGGGATGGCGCGGCGGCAGCAGAGAAAGACTGCCGTGAGGTTGGTCTTTAAAAGCCTGTCCCACTGCTCGATGGACATGTCCTGGAGAAGCCCGATGTGGGCGATGCCGGCGTTGTTGATCAGGACGTCGACGAAGCCGAAGCGGGCCTCTGCCTCAGAAAAAATCAGTTCGCATCCGTCCGGATCGCCTGCATCGGCCTGTACAGCCAGGCAGGCGGCACCTGTCTTTTCTATTTCTCTTTTCAGCTCCAGCATTTTTTCCGTCTGCGACATACAATTTATTACGACGTTGTAACCGGCTCCCCCGAAAGCAAGGGCCGCCGCACGGCCGATTCCGCGGGAAGAGCCGGTGATGAGCACTGTTTTATTCATGGGAATTTCTCCTTTCCCGCCAAGTATATCATCAAACGCCCGATTTTAAAAGCAGGAACCTGGATTCCTTAAGACTTTCTTACGCCGGGAATTTATCCCGAAAAACGTCTGTATTATTTCGGGCGGTTATGGTATAATGTTAACAGCGTGAGCCCGATGGAGCGAAGCGGAATCGGGCCACACTGCGGGGCCACACTACGCCCGCGCCGCCGCCCAAACCCCGCGGCAGAGGCTGTCTTTCACCTGATTCAGGAGGTAATTATGGAAACGATATATGATCTTGTAATTATCGGCTCCGGCCCGGCCGGGCTTGGGGCCGCCATATACGCGCAGAGGGCTGATTTAAAGACGCTTGTCATCGAAAAGGAGATGATGAGCGGCGGCCAGGTGCTTACGACCTACGAGGTCGACAATTATGCCGGGCTTCCCGGCATCGGGGGCTTTGACCTGGGCATGAAATTCCGGGAGCATGCCGACAAGCTCGGCGCCCAGTTCGCAGAAGATACGGTCGTCCGCATCGAAGAGGCAGAAGGAAAGGAAGGGCTTTTAGAGGCCGCCGAACTCTCCGGGAAGCTTAAAAACGTAGTGGGAGAGAACGGCTCCTATCTCACAAAGGCCGTCATCATCGCCACAGGCGCCCATCACAGGAAGTTAGGGGCGCCTGGAGAAGAGGAATTTTCCGGCATGGGCGTTTCCTACTGCGCCACCTGCGACGGCGCATTTTTCCGGAACAAGACGACGGCAGTCGTAGGCGGCGGCGATGTTGCCATCGAGGACGCCATTTTCTTAGCAAGGCTCTGTGAAAAGGTGTACCTGATCCACAGGCGTGACGAGCTGCGCGGGGCGAAGAGCCTCCAGAAGCGGCTCATGGCCATGGAAAATGTGGAAATCCTCTGGGATACGGTGGTGGAGTCCATCGACGGAAAAGAAAAGGTGGAGTCCCTGAAACTTCAGAATAAAAAGAGCGGAGAGAAAAAAGAACTCTCCGTGGACGGCGTGTTTATCGCCGTGGGAATTTCGCCCAACAGCGAGGCATACAAAGGAACGGTTTCCATGGATGAGGGCGGCTATATCGAGGCCGGGGAAGACGGAAAAACCTCGGTTCCCGGAATTTTTGCGGCAGGCGACGTGCGTACCAAGGCGCTCCGCCAGATCGTGACGGCTGTGGCCGACGGCGCCAACTGTGTGACAGGCGTGGAACGGTATTTGAACGGACAGTGACAAAAAAGAGAGGGACCCAAATGAAGAAGACCATAAAAATACTGGCTGCCGGCTGCCTGCTCGCGCTGGCAGCCCTGCCGTCCACGGCATACGCCTCTGTCTCATGGGAAACCGATTCATCGGTGGCAGGCGCAGCCGTTGCCCTGAACAACTACTATGCGGCAAGCTTAAAGCCGGAGGAGGACTTTGCGTCGGCCATCGAGGAGAGCGGCGTCTTTAAAGCCGAGGTTTTCACAAGCCCGAAGGAAGACGCACCCCTTGTGATGTCGACGGCTTCGGCCTACTCCAATGTGGCGATTTCCCATGTGAGCAATTACGTCAACGTGCGGACAGAGCCCAATACATCAAGCGAAATCGTCGGAAAAATCTATAATAACTGTGCGGCGACGATCCTGGCGACGGTTGACGGTGAAGACGGCCAGTGGTACCAGATCCAGTCCGGTACCGTAAACGGCTACATCAAGGCAGAGTATTTCATCACCGGCACCGACGCGGAGAAGATTGCAAAGCAGGTGGGCACCATGTACGCGAAAATCGCCAACGCCGACACGCTGCGGCTCAGGGAGGAGCCAAATCTCACAAGCCGGACGCTGACGCTTTTAAGCGAGGACGCCGAGTATGTGGCATTGGAAGAAACCGGGGATTTCGTAAAAATCCAGGTGGACGCAGACCTGACCGGCTATGTACATAAAGACTATGTGAATCTTCGCGTGGAATTCAAGCAGGCGGTGAGCCTGGCGGAAGAGCAGGCGCAGAAGGAAGAAGAGGAGCGGCTTAAAAAGGAAGCGGCCGACGCTATCGCAAACCTGGAACAGGTGAAAAAAGAGGCTGAGGCCCAGGCAAGCCAGAGCCAGACGTCGGAAGCCGTGACCGAAGGAAGCCAGAGCACCGAAAGCCAGACGGAGACGCCGGAAACCACCAAAGCGCCGGAAACAGAAACCCAGACGGCAGAGATCGGCACCATCGCAAGAAATCCGTTGGAGGAAACCACCACGGCGGCCCCAACGACGACGGCAGCGCCTGAGACAACCACAGCCGCGCCTGAGACAACGACGGCGGCGGAGGGCACCTTAAGCGCGTACCAGGAGATCGGCCCCGGCGGCAGCATGGGCCCGGGCGGCTCCAATACCGGCACCAGCTCCGGAAACACCGTGGAGACGGCAACCAGGACGGCGATTGTTGCATATGCAAAGCAGTTCCTTGGAAATCCCTATGTATATGGAGGGACAAGCCTGACAAACGGCGCAGACTGCTCCGGCTTTACGATGCGGATTTATGAACATTTCGGCATCGACACCGGGCGGACCTCCAGGGATCAGGCTGCCAACGGAAAAGAAATTCCCATTGATTCCGTGCAGCCGGGCGACCTTTTGTTCTATGGAAGCGACGACTATATCAACCATGTGGCCATGTACATCGGAGGCGGTCAGGTTATCCACTCCAGCACGCCGGCCACAGGAATTACCATTACTTCGTCCAATTACAGGACACCTTGCAAGGCGGTAACATTTTTAAATTAAAATAGCAGGAGAAAATCGGAATGAATGAGATCGGAACATTTGACATCCTGGGGCCAAATATGATCGGTCCCTCCAGCTCCCACACGGCCGGGGCGCTGAAAATTGCGTTTATCGCAGGAAAAATGGTGAAGGCAAAGCCGGTGAAGGTGAAATTTGTCCTCTACGGCTCCTTCGCAAGAACGTACCACGGCCACGGTACGGACAGGGCCCTGGTGGGCGGAATTTTAGGGTACCATCCCGACGATGAGAGGATCCGCGATTCCTTCGACCATGCAAAAGAGGCCGGGCTGTCCTTTGAATTTGTCGAGGATTTCGAGGACAAGGAAATCTACCCGAACACCGTGGACATCTATGTGACCGACGAGGAAGGCGCAACCATGTCGCTCCAGGGAAAATCCATCGGCGGCGGCAACGCGGTGATTACGAAGCTCAACGGCGTGGATGTGGAGCTGTCCGGCAACTACACGACGATGATCGTGGAGCACATCGACAAGAAGGGAACGCTGGCCTTCGTGACGACGGTCTTAAGCGCCTACGACTTGAACATCGGCTCCCTGCGTCTTTACAGGGAGAGCAAGGGAAAGATCGCCTATGCGATTATCGAGGTGGACACAAACGTAAAGGAATCCGTGGTGAGCGCGCTGAGCGGGTTTGAAGCTGTTCGGAACGTGGTTCTGGTTCCGGCCATAAAACTGGAGTAATGAGGGGAACGGTATGAATTTTGTAAACGGTGCACAGTTATTGGAATACTGCGAAAAAGAAAATAAAAGGATTTCCGACGCCATGTTCGAGCGGGAAACGACCCACTTGGAGCAGGATCCGGCCAGGACACGGGCCAGGATGGAAAAGGCATACTCCATCATGAAGGCGGCGGCAAGAAAGCCCATGAACGAAGACATCGTCAGCATGGGCGGCATGATCGGCGGGGAGAGCAAAAAGCTCCATACCCTGCGGGAAGACGGGAAAAACATCTGCGGAGACGTGATTTCAAAGGCCATCGCCTACGCGGTCGGCGTTCTGGAGGTCAACGCGTCCATGGGCCTTATTGTGGCGGCCCCGACGGCCGGCTCCTCCGGCGTCCTGCCGGGCGTCCTCTGTTCCCTTCAGGAGCAGTACGGATTTTCCGATGAGGAGATCTGCCAGGTACTTTTCAATGCGGCGGCCATCGGCTACCTGATTACGAGAAATGCCACGACGGCCGGAGCAGAGGGCGGCTGTCAGGCCGAGGTGGGCTCTGCCAGCGCCATGGCGGCGTCTGCGGCCGTAGAGCTCATGGGCGGAAGTCCGAGGCAGTGCCTGGATGCGGCGTCCTTTGCAATCGTCAACATCCTGGGCCTCGTCTGCGACCCCATCGGCGGCCTTGTGGAGAATCCCTGCCAGAACCGGAATGCCATGGGCGCCTCCAACGCGTTAATCAGCGCCGAGCTGGCCCTTGCCGGAATTAAGAGCATTACGCCCATCGACGAGACCGTCGGCGTCATGTATGCAGTCGGAAAATCCCTGCCGTCGGAGCTTCGTGAGACGTCCCTCGGCGGCATGGCCGTGGCAAAGAGCGCCTGCGAGGCGTGCATGGCATGCGCGGCGAAACGGCACGGGAAGAGTTAAAACGATGCCGCGGCATAAAATATGCGCGGCGGAAGGCAAAGTATGAAGCAGGAATTATATGAAATCGCCGAGGGCTGTCCGGTCATCGCTGCCGTAAAGGATGACCGGGGCCTTAGGCGGTGCCTGGAATCGGAGAGCTCCGTCGTATTTATCCTGTACGGCGATATCTGTACGATCCGGCAGATCGTGGATACAGTGAAGGCGGCCGGAAAGCTGGCCATCGTCCATGCGGATCTGATCGGCGGGCTGGCTCCGAAAGAGGTGGCCGTGGACTTTTTAAAGACAGAAGCCGGGGCGAACGGGATTATTTCCACGAAGCTTCCGTTAATCCACCGGGCGAAGGAGCTGGGGATTTACGCGGTATTCCGGTTTTTCGTCATTGATTCCATGGCCCTTTTGAATATCAGAAAACAGTGCGGCATCTGCCGTCCCGATATGGTGGAAATCCTGCCGGGGCTGATGCCGAAGATCATTGCGCGGCTTTCCTCGGAGCTTTCGGTGCCGGTCATTGCAGGCGGCCTGATTTCGGAGAAAAGCGACGTGACGGCGGCGCTGGAGGCGGGGGCTGTCTCCATCTCCACCACAGACGAGGAAGTCTGGTTTATGTAAGGGGTGCGGAACATGGGAAAGTATATTATGGCTCTGGATGCCGGTACCACCAGCAGCCGGTGCATTTTGTTTGACAGGACGGGGGCCATGAAAAGCGTGGCCCAGAAGGAGTTCACCCAGTATTTCCCAAAGCCGGGGTGGGTGGAGCACGACGCCGATGAAATCTGGTCGACAGAGCTTGGCGTCGCAGTGGAAGCCATGACGAAGGCCGGGGCGTCTGCCGCCGATATTGCGGCCATTGGGATCACAAACCAGCGGGAGACGACGGTTGTCTGGGATAAAAAGACAGGCGAGCCCATCTGCCATGCCATCGTCTGGCAGTGCCGCCGGACGTCGGCTTACTGTGATGAACTGAAGGCCAGGGGATTTACGGATATGATCCGGAAGAAGACAGGGCTCGTGATCGACGCATACTTTTCGGGGACAAAGTTAAAATGGATCTTAGACAATGTGCCGGGAGCCAGGGAGCGGGCCGAACACGGCGAGCTTTTGTTCGGTACTGTGGAGACCTGGCTCATCTGGAAGCTCACAAAAGGAAAGGTTCATGTGACCGACTATTCCAACGCCTCCCGGACGATGTTATTCAACATCAGGACGCTTTCCTGGGATCCGGAAATCCTTGCCCTCCTTGACATTCCGGCTTCCATGCTTCCGGAGGTGAAGCCCTCCAGCATGGTTTACGGGGAGACGGATCCGTCTTATTTCGGCGGCCCCATTCCCATCGGCGGCGCGGCCGGAGATCAGCAGGCGGCGCTGTTTGGCCAGACCTGCTTTGAGCCGGGGGATGCAAAAAATACATATGGGACAGGCTGTTTTCTTCTGATGAACACGGGGGAGACGCCGGTGTTTTCGGAAAACGGCCTCGTGACGACTATCGCCTGGGGGCTTGACGGCAAAGTGAATTATGCCCTGGAAGGTTCGATTTTCGTGGCCGGTGCGGCGATCCAGTGGCTGAGGGACGAGATGCGGCTCATTGACTCAGCGGCAGATTCGGAGTACATGGCCGGGAAGGTGAAGGACACGGCCGGCTGCTATGTGGTGCCGGCGTTTACGGGCCTTGGCGCGCCTTACTGGGATCAGTACGCCAGGGGTACCATTGTCGGGATTACCCGCGGCGTCAATAAATACCATATCATCCGGGCGACTCTGGAATCCCTGGCGTATCAGACAAACGACGTCTTAAGGGCCATGGAGGCGGATTCCGGCATGAAGCTTACGTCTTTAAAGGCGGATGGCGGCGCCAGCGCCAACAACCTTCTGATGCAGATGCAGGCGGATATTGTCCGTGTCCCGGTGAAGCGCCCCGGCTGTGTGGAGACGACGGCCATGGGAGCTGCGTATCTTGCGGGGCTTGCAGTCGGATACTGGAAAAACAAGGACGAGGTGCTGAAAAACTGGTCGGTAGACCGGGAATTTTTGCCGGAGATCTCCGAGGAGGAGAGAGATGAAAAGGTAAGAGGCTGGAAAAAGGCGGTCAAGTATGCCTTTGGATGGGCCGAATAGAGAGAATGGCCGGGAAGAGATGCACGCTGCGGCGCCGGAGAGGTTCGGCGGCGCGGCGGGATTTCCCGGCTGTTTTTCATTTGATGGAAGCCTTAGTACCACCTGGTGAGGGGCAGCTCGTTGTTGACGCCCTTTGTGGCGAGAATCTGGTGCAGGTCGATGATTCCGTTGTGGAAGGTGGCCGCGCAGGCCGCAAGATACAGGTTCCACATGCGGACGAACCGCTCGTCGAACCGTTTCCTCACCTCGTCCAGGTTCTTTTTATAATTGTTTTCCCAGCAGAGCAGGGTTTTATTGTAGTGCATCCGCAGGTTTTCCACGTCGAGGACATGGAAGCCGTCGTTTGCCATGTCTGCGATCATTTCCCTGAGACTTGGGACGACACCGCCCGGGAAGATGTATTTTTTAATCCATGCATCTCCCGGGTATTCTTTTAATGCACTGATAAAATGCAGGAGAAACAGTCCGCCGTCCTTTAAGACGTCGCGGACGCAGTCGTTGAAAAGCTGGTAATTTTCCCGTCCCACATGCTCAACCATGCCGACGGAGACGACGCGGTCGTAGGTCTGTCCTTCCTTCGGGAGATCCCGGTAATCCATGAGTTTCACATCAAGCATGTCCTGGAGCCCTTCTTCTTTGATCCGTTTCCGAAATTCCGCATGCTGCTCTCTGCTTAAGGTAATGCCCGTCCCTTTGACCTTGTATTTTTTCGCTGCCTCGATGAGGAGAAAGCCCCATCCGCAGCCGATGTCTAAGAGGGTCATGCCTTCCTTTAAATGAAGCTTTTCTAAAATATACCCCACTTTATTGACCTGTGCCGCGTAAAGGCTGTCATCGGGATTTTTAAAATAGGCGCAGGAATAACTTAAGGTATCGTCCAGCCAGAGCTTGTAAAAATCATTTCCGATGTCATAATGGCTCGTGACTTCTTTCTCCTGTACTTTTTTCGTGACCGGCGTGTGGATCAGTTTTTTTAAAGCCCGCTCGTTTGTGGAGAATTTCCCCATCTGCCCGAGAAAATGGTCGAGGGCGTCGTAAAGATCGCCTTCGATTTCCAGATCGCCGTCCATGTAGGCTTCGCCCAGGGCAAGGGAGGTGCTGGTTAAAAGCTCCGGTACCGGCAGAGCCTTTTTAAAGTGGACAGTGAAGACCGGGGCGCCGCGGCCCACCTGATAGGACTTGTCGTTAAATTTTACAAGGAATGGATACTCGTCAAATCTTGACAGGAACTGTACCATCGCTTTTTCTTCCAGTTTTTCCAGCATTCAGCATGACTCCTTCCGGTTTGCAGATGATGTCGGGAACGGAAAGTCCCGGACTTATGGATAGTTTTCCATATTTTTGCGGGAATATGCAAGCCCATGCGAGAACTATGCGAAATAAGAGTTGATAAATTCAACCAAAAGAGCTATTATTGAGTTGATAAAATCAACTCATATGCAGGAGGGAAAAACATGGACAGCGATTGGATTCAGAAGATACGGTCCTTTAACCGGTACTATACGGC comes from the Eubacteriaceae bacterium Marseille-Q4139 genome and includes:
- a CDS encoding glycerol-3-phosphate responsive antiterminator, translating into MKQELYEIAEGCPVIAAVKDDRGLRRCLESESSVVFILYGDICTIRQIVDTVKAAGKLAIVHADLIGGLAPKEVAVDFLKTEAGANGIISTKLPLIHRAKELGIYAVFRFFVIDSMALLNIRKQCGICRPDMVEILPGLMPKIIARLSSELSVPVIAGGLISEKSDVTAALEAGAVSISTTDEEVWFM
- the glpK gene encoding glycerol kinase GlpK, which codes for MGKYIMALDAGTTSSRCILFDRTGAMKSVAQKEFTQYFPKPGWVEHDADEIWSTELGVAVEAMTKAGASAADIAAIGITNQRETTVVWDKKTGEPICHAIVWQCRRTSAYCDELKARGFTDMIRKKTGLVIDAYFSGTKLKWILDNVPGARERAEHGELLFGTVETWLIWKLTKGKVHVTDYSNASRTMLFNIRTLSWDPEILALLDIPASMLPEVKPSSMVYGETDPSYFGGPIPIGGAAGDQQAALFGQTCFEPGDAKNTYGTGCFLLMNTGETPVFSENGLVTTIAWGLDGKVNYALEGSIFVAGAAIQWLRDEMRLIDSAADSEYMAGKVKDTAGCYVVPAFTGLGAPYWDQYARGTIVGITRGVNKYHIIRATLESLAYQTNDVLRAMEADSGMKLTSLKADGGASANNLLMQMQADIVRVPVKRPGCVETTAMGAAYLAGLAVGYWKNKDEVLKNWSVDREFLPEISEEERDEKVRGWKKAVKYAFGWAE
- a CDS encoding class I SAM-dependent methyltransferase translates to MLEKLEEKAMVQFLSRFDEYPFLVKFNDKSYQVGRGAPVFTVHFKKALPVPELLTSTSLALGEAYMDGDLEIEGDLYDALDHFLGQMGKFSTNERALKKLIHTPVTKKVQEKEVTSHYDIGNDFYKLWLDDTLSYSCAYFKNPDDSLYAAQVNKVGYILEKLHLKEGMTLLDIGCGWGFLLIEAAKKYKVKGTGITLSREQHAEFRKRIKEEGLQDMLDVKLMDYRDLPKEGQTYDRVVSVGMVEHVGRENYQLFNDCVRDVLKDGGLFLLHFISALKEYPGDAWIKKYIFPGGVVPSLREMIADMANDGFHVLDVENLRMHYNKTLLCWENNYKKNLDEVRKRFDERFVRMWNLYLAACAATFHNGIIDLHQILATKGVNNELPLTRWY